The genomic interval GTCGTCGTAGTCGATCCAGTAACGGTTGACCAGGCGCAGCTTCCAGCAGCAGTTGTCGTATTCGAAACCGCCCATGGCTTCCAGGGTGCGGTTGCGGTTGTAGTCATGCTGCCAGCGAGCGATCACGCTCCACTGTGGAACGATCGGCCAGATGACCGAGAAGTCATGCTGTTGGATCTTGTAGTAATCCTTGATGTAGTTCGGATCACCCGGCGTGCCGTAGTCGCCGCCACCCACTTTCCAGGTACCCGTGGTCGAGTCGTAGGCAATGGTGTCGTTGCGGTAGCGGTAGCCGAGGTTGACGATCTTGTTCGGATTGTCTTCAGGCTGGTAGTGGAACATCGCGCTGCCCGAGCGGGTGCTGCGGCTGTCCGGGTCCCAGTTGAAGTCCGAATTGAAGCGCCAGTCGCGGTTGAAGTTGTAGCTGTACAGCAGTGCGTACGGCGACACGTCAGACTGCGAGTCTTTACGGGTGCGGTAGTCGATGCCTGGCAGTTGGACCTTGCGGTCCTTGAAGTACAGCGCCTGACCGATGCTGAAGCTCTGACGTTCGAAGCCGTTGTCTTCGATCCAGCGCGTGGTCACGCCCAGCGACAGCTTGTTCTCGTCGCCGATGCGGTCGGTACCGCTGAAGCGGTTGTCGCGGAACAGCGAGTCGTAGCTGAACAGGGTTTCGCCCGAGTCGAACAGCGGGATGTCCTTCTGGTCCTCGTAAGGGACGTAGAGGTAGAACATGCGCGGTTCGAGGGTCTGGCGGTAGTTGGTACCGAACATCGACGTGTTGCGATCGAAGTACAGGCCGCTGTCGACGCTGAAAATCGGAACGTCGCGGTTGAGGCTGCTGTTGAAGTCGCCGTTGAGCGCGACCGAGGCTGGGTTGTTGGCGATGTCGCTCTTGCCCTTGCCATCCAGATCGAGGTCATAGTGGGTGTACATGTACTTAAGCTTCGGCGTGATGTAGCCGTAGCTGGCTTGCATAGGCAAGCTCATGGACGGGGCAACGTTCAGTCGCGTGCCGTTGGCGCGGGCAACACCGAAGATGTTCTCGTCCAGTCGACGGCCAGGAACGCCAGCACTTGCGTCCGGGTTGCCATCTTTGTCGAGTACGAAGTCGTTTTTCAGGTCACGATCAAAGCGAACCGCTTCAGTCTCATACCCAAAATTCAAACCACCCGGCTGGAACGGCAGTGCGCCATTGAGGGTGATCTGCGGCAGACGGTCATACGGCGTGATCTGCGAGATGGTCGCCATCTCGTAGGCATGCACGTTCAACCGTGCGGTATAGCTGTCGCCACGGTAGGTCAGGGCACCCTGCTGGTTGAGCAGGTCACGGCTTTCGACGCCGATCTGGTCAGACTCCAGGTCCTGGAAGTAGAACGGGTCGCTGATGTCGGTGTAGTCCACCTCGGTCATCAGGCGCTCGTCCAGCCCGCCCTTGTGCTGCCAGTTGACCATCCAGC from Pseudomonas kermanshahensis carries:
- a CDS encoding LPS-assembly protein LptD; translated protein: MALKSPAFRRKFPLLVTGGLLALQPLATSYVVAAEQFDCQVSASGGWDCKPKTPVNNLPPRPVHEGAALSSGTEAQAAEAETADKPMLVTEAKGRGLKSRSEDYSHLDWVPRDKLTAAQLAETGPYCGGAYIEPTRPGMADTTPKDESPTYINAKVSKYQQEQQIATLAGNVVMRQGSMQAEADEANLYQTENRGELKGNVKIRDNGSLVVGDEAQIQLDTGEAQVDNAEYVMHKSHIRGNALYAKRGENAIIRLKDGTYTTCEPGSNAWQLKGNNITLNPATGFGTATNVTLRVKDFPVFYTPYIYFPIDDRRQSGFLPPSFSSSSDTGFMLVTPYYFNLAPNYDATLYPRYMTKRGLLMEGEFRYLTPSSEGQFGGAYLNDKDDDRKDQTDYKDQRWMVNWQHKGGLDERLMTEVDYTDISDPFYFQDLESDQIGVESRDLLNQQGALTYRGDSYTARLNVHAYEMATISQITPYDRLPQITLNGALPFQPGGLNFGYETEAVRFDRDLKNDFVLDKDGNPDASAGVPGRRLDENIFGVARANGTRLNVAPSMSLPMQASYGYITPKLKYMYTHYDLDLDGKGKSDIANNPASVALNGDFNSSLNRDVPIFSVDSGLYFDRNTSMFGTNYRQTLEPRMFYLYVPYEDQKDIPLFDSGETLFSYDSLFRDNRFSGTDRIGDENKLSLGVTTRWIEDNGFERQSFSIGQALYFKDRKVQLPGIDYRTRKDSQSDVSPYALLYSYNFNRDWRFNSDFNWDPDSRSTRSGSAMFHYQPEDNPNKIVNLGYRYRNDTIAYDSTTGTWKVGGGDYGTPGDPNYIKDYYKIQQHDFSVIWPIVPQWSVIARWQHDYNRNRTLEAMGGFEYDNCCWKLRLVNRYWIDYDDFSQALPQNEKGDHGIFLQIVLKGLGGVVGNKVESFLDEGIQGYRTREDQAY